One part of the Glycine soja cultivar W05 chromosome 11, ASM419377v2, whole genome shotgun sequence genome encodes these proteins:
- the LOC114377466 gene encoding receptor-like serine/threonine-protein kinase At1g78530 isoform X1 yields the protein MKNSLVIAFSITICSIAFVISKIVISVLLYKRWRRKHLIHEEGYPGGKIVIFRSSGLKSLKADVILKKTQKLNSKDIIGSGGYGVVYELKLDDSTALAIKRLNRGTAERDKGFERELEAMADIKHRNIVTLHGYYSAPHYNLLIYELMPHGSLDSFLHGRSREKKVLDWPTRYRIAAGAARGISYLHHDCIPHIIHRDIKSSNILLDRNMDARVSDFGLATLMQPTKTHVSTIVAGTFGYLAPEYFDTGRATLQGDVYSFGVVLLELLTGKKPSDEAFMEEGTMLVTWVKAVVRDKKEELVLDNSLGSCSMQEVNKVFSIAMMCLEPDPLKRPTMAEVVSLLEQTEADKLITAS from the exons ATGAAGAATTCCCTGGTTATAGCCTTTTCCATAACCATATGCTCCATCGCTTTTGTGATATCAAAGATTGTTATCTCAGTCCTCCTCTACAAAAGATGGAGAAGAAAACATTTGATTCATGAAGAAGGTTATCCAG GAGGGAAGATAGTAATATTTAGGTCCTCAGGGCTTAAATCTCTCAAAGCTGATGTGATCTTAAAGAAGACACAGAAACTAAACAGCAAGGACATCATTGGATCAGGTGGTTATGGTGTGGTTTATGAACTAAAACTAGATGACTCCACAGCCTTGGCAATAAAAAGACTAAATCGCGGAACTGCAGAGAGAGATAAAGGTTTTGAGAGAGAGTTGGAAGCAATGGCAGACATAAAGCACCGCAACATTGTGACACTTCATGGATATTACTCTGCACCACACTACAATCTTCTCATATATGAGCTAATGCCCCATGGAAGTTTGGATTCCTTTTTGCATG GGAGATCAAGGGAGAAGAAGGTTTTGGATTGGCCAACCAGATATAGAATAGCTGCAGGTGCAGCTAGAGGAATATCATATCTTCACCATGATTGCATCCCTCACATTATCCACAGAGACATAAAGTCAAGTAACATATTGTTGGATCGAAATATGGATGCTCGAGTTTCTGATTTTGGATTAGCAACGTTGATGCAACCAACTAAAACTCATGTGTCAACAATTGTAGCTGGAACTTTTGGATACTTGGCACCTG AATATTTTGATACAGGAAGAGCAACACTGCAAGGGGATGTTTACAGCTTTGGAGTTGTTTTGCTGGAGCTTTTAACTGGGAAAAAACCCAGTGATGAAGCATTTATGGAAGAGGGAACCATGCTTGTCACATGG GTGAAGGCTGTTGTTCGAGACaagaaagaggagttagttctTGATAATAGCCTAGGGTCTTGTTCAATGCAAGAGGTCAACAAGGTGTTCAGCATTGCAATGATGTGTCTTGAACCGGATCCCTTGAAGAGGCCAACCATGGCCGAAGTTGTCTctttgcttgagcaaacagaagCAGATAAACTCATTACTGCATCCTGA
- the LOC114377466 gene encoding receptor-like serine/threonine-protein kinase At1g78530 isoform X2, protein MKNSLVIAFSITICSIAFVISKIVISVLLYKRWRRKHLIHEEGYPGGKIVIFRSSGLKSLKADVILKKTQKLNSKDIIGSGGYGVVYELKLDDSTALAIKRLNRGTAERDKGFERELEAMADIKHRNIVTLHGYYSAPHYNLLIYELMPHGSLDSFLHGRSREKKVLDWPTRYRIAAGAARGISYLHHDCIPHIIHRDIKSSNILLDRNMDARVSDFGLATLMQPTKTHVSTIVAGTFGYLAPEYFDTGRATLQGDVYSFGVVLLELLTGKKPSDEAFMEEGTMLVTWIK, encoded by the exons ATGAAGAATTCCCTGGTTATAGCCTTTTCCATAACCATATGCTCCATCGCTTTTGTGATATCAAAGATTGTTATCTCAGTCCTCCTCTACAAAAGATGGAGAAGAAAACATTTGATTCATGAAGAAGGTTATCCAG GAGGGAAGATAGTAATATTTAGGTCCTCAGGGCTTAAATCTCTCAAAGCTGATGTGATCTTAAAGAAGACACAGAAACTAAACAGCAAGGACATCATTGGATCAGGTGGTTATGGTGTGGTTTATGAACTAAAACTAGATGACTCCACAGCCTTGGCAATAAAAAGACTAAATCGCGGAACTGCAGAGAGAGATAAAGGTTTTGAGAGAGAGTTGGAAGCAATGGCAGACATAAAGCACCGCAACATTGTGACACTTCATGGATATTACTCTGCACCACACTACAATCTTCTCATATATGAGCTAATGCCCCATGGAAGTTTGGATTCCTTTTTGCATG GGAGATCAAGGGAGAAGAAGGTTTTGGATTGGCCAACCAGATATAGAATAGCTGCAGGTGCAGCTAGAGGAATATCATATCTTCACCATGATTGCATCCCTCACATTATCCACAGAGACATAAAGTCAAGTAACATATTGTTGGATCGAAATATGGATGCTCGAGTTTCTGATTTTGGATTAGCAACGTTGATGCAACCAACTAAAACTCATGTGTCAACAATTGTAGCTGGAACTTTTGGATACTTGGCACCTG AATATTTTGATACAGGAAGAGCAACACTGCAAGGGGATGTTTACAGCTTTGGAGTTGTTTTGCTGGAGCTTTTAACTGGGAAAAAACCCAGTGATGAAGCATTTATGGAAGAGGGAACCATGCTTGTCACATGG
- the LOC114375891 gene encoding probable purine permease 11, whose amino-acid sequence MVISYRFRGSFYFTPSKCSDNSDSSFAIQISMADREIEASPRYHPDNDVKESIAVGVSTTTDEDEPSSLFQLSRWRWWFLVVINIALLLMGQSGAVLLGRFYFDQGGESIWMATLVQTIAFPILFFPLFFFPHPKNLSNTTHLTMHSYTLTLIMVYFLLGILLAGDNMMYTIGLLYLPVSTYSLICASQLAFNAIFSFLINAEKLTMLILNSVILLTISASLIALHSDSSEDNTKNVTKNKHMVGIWCTLGASAGYALLLCLMQLTFERVLKRETFSVVLEMQIWTSFVASCVCIVGLFASGEGKGLEDEMRRFKAGREVYMLTLVGTALAWQICSVGVVGLIYLVSSLFSNVMSMLSLPLVPVAAVLLYREQMDGVKIVAMLLAILGFSSYIYQNYLDENKSKETAILATDTPETSISG is encoded by the exons ATGGTTATATCCTATAGATTTAGAGGATCGTTTTATTTTACACCAAGTAAGTGCTCAGACAATAGTGATTCATCATTCGCTATACAGATTTCAATGGCGGATAGAGAAATTGAAGCCTCACCACGCTACCATCCAG ATAatgatgtcaaagaatcaaTTGCAGTAGGTGTTTCAACCACAACCGATGAAGATGAACCATCATCGCTCTTCCAGCTTAGCCGTTGGAGATGGTGGTTTTTAGTAGTAATCAACATAGCCTTACTCTTGATGGGCCAATCTGGTGCAGTCTTGTTGGGGAGATTCTACTTTGACCAAGGTGGAGAAAGTATATGGATGGCAACACTAGTACAAACTATAGCATTCCCAATCCTTTTCTTCCCACTCTTCTTCTTTCCTCACCCCAAAAACCTTTCTAACACCACTCACCTCACCATGCACTCTTATACTCTCACTCTCATCATGGTTTACTTCCTCTTAGGTATCCTCTTAGCTGGAGATAACATGATGTACACAATAGGCCTTCTATATCTTCCAGTGTCTACCTACTCCCTCATTTGTGCATCACAACTTGCTTTCAATgccatcttttcctttttgatcAATGCTGAGAAACTCACCATGTTAATACTTAACTCAGTGATTCTTCTCACCATATCAGCTTCACTTATAGCACTTCATTCTGACTCCTCAGAGGATAACACTAAGAATGTTACAAAGAACAAGCACATGGTTGGTATTTGGTGCACTCTTGGTGCATCAGCAGGGTATGCCCTTTTGTTGTGCCTCATGCAGCTAACATTTGAGAGGGTCTTGAAGAGGGAAACGTTTTCTGTGGTCCTGGAGATGCAAATTTGGACATCTTTTGTTGCTTCATGTGTTTGCATAGTGGGACTTTTTGCCAGTGGGGAAGGGAAGGGCTTGGAGGATGAAATGAGGAGGTTCAAAGCAGGAAGAGAGGTTTACATGTTGACTCTTGTTGGAACTGCTTTGGCTTGGCAGATTTGTTCTGTTGGAGTTGTGGGGCTAATCTATTTGGTGTCTTCTTTGTTCTCCAATGTTATGAGCATGCTGAGTTTGCCACTTGTTCCTGTTGCTGCAGTGCTTCTTTACCGTGAGCAAATGGATGGTGTCAAGATTGTGGCCATGTTGTTGGCCATCTTGggttttagttcttatatttatcaaaattatttggACGAAAATAAGTCCAAAGAAACAGCAATTCTTGCTACTGACACCCCAGAAACCTCTATTTCTGGATAG